One genomic region from Anopheles bellator chromosome 2, idAnoBellAS_SP24_06.2, whole genome shotgun sequence encodes:
- the LOC131211299 gene encoding translocon-associated protein subunit delta codes for MFKFVLASVVLCGLAVTSSEASACLNPDVKTNFYSTSDATIVSQIGFVTEFTLKCSNAGAEKLPLFAEVLGKLAPVVRIGDNKYQVSWNEEIKKASSGKYEIRLFDEESFAAVRKAQRAGEDTSSVKPLTTLAVHFPGAYKGPWINSEILATGLVGFVAYVAFMTRSKLVA; via the exons ATGTTCAAGTTTGTGCTTGCATCCGTCGTGCTGTGCGGCCTGGCCGTAACCTCTAGTGAAGCTAGCGCTTGTCTGAATCCAGATGTGAAAACCAACTTCTATTCCACCTCCGATGCGACCATCGTCAGCCAGATTGGCTTCGTCACCGAGTTCACGTTGAAGTGCTCGAACGCCGGTGCCGAGAAACTGCCGCTCTTTGCCGAGGTGCTGGGCAAGTTGGCGCCTGTTGTACGCATCGGGGACAACAAATACCAG gTCAGCTGGAACGAAGAAATCAAAAAGGCCAGCAGTGGCAAGTACGAGATCCGGCTCTTTGATGAAGAATCGTTCGCCGCCGTTCGCAAAGCACAGCGTGCAGGCGAGGATACGAGCTCAGTGAAACCTTTGACCACCCTGGCAGTGCATTTCCCGGGTGCCTACAAGGGCCCGTGGATCAACTCGGAgattttggccaccggtttggtTGGATTCGTTGCGTACGTGGCGTTCATGACACGATCGAAGCTGGTCGCGTAA
- the LOC131211298 gene encoding dystrobrevin beta isoform X2, which yields MEPMEARVAMLQDLKIQSFDTIRFASYRTACKLRYVQKSTNLHLVDIWNVIEAFRENGLNTLEPQNEVSVSRLETLVSSLYHNLNKRLPPNQQVHVDSKASLLLNWLLAAYSGDNSGKIRVFSIKVALAIMCAGKMVDKLRYVFSQISDGAGQLIHWKLGDFLREVLALPAAVFESPTFYYKEGLESEIFPVENKITVNDFMAGFMTEPGPACLVWMPLLHRLATVETVVHPTVCSVCMRENFTGFRYRCQRCHGYQLCQDCFWQGRVSLNHQNDHEVKEYSSYKSPSKQIGHSLRKSFRCVPDKPTQALPRFPELPEKTLNLSHIVPPSPLPSHNGFPDGGIPGMYDRSSTLDSRATGLSLDSNGTSGTRGAVNSNDEEHRLIARYAARLAQESRTPGGSAPDPVQIGLDSSRAQRELIMQLESKNKEIMREIQKLRRQQEAEQVAPESPALMNELRALRQRKGELEGHLGALQDSRRQLMGQLEGLMRMLKNHQTQSPRSTPNSSPRSGKSPPLPQGPPMPNQGPRQGPMNACGSGMPQNVPPGMLPPGMHGQDPHMVGGSMDMRGYAPNGNNIFFPHYDGHLPPGVVHKPPMRYFSEGSDDDSIPSQHAMRHSLDFDEMHMTTHEWSEKDNTQWQEQFAAWSLHSQNQ from the exons ATGGAACCGATGGAGGCCCGGGTGGCCATGCTGCAGGACCTGAAGATACAGTCGTTCGACACGATCCGATTCGCCTCCTACCGGACGGCCTGCAAGCTGCGCTACGTCCAAAAGTCCACCAACC TGCATCTGGTCGATATCTGGAACGTGATTGAGGCGTTCCGTGAGAATGGACTCAACACGCTCGAGCCACAGAACGAGGTCAGCGTGAGCCGGCTGGAAACGCTCGTCAGCTCGCTCTACCACAACCTCAACAAGCGCCTGCCACCCAACCAGCAGGTGCACGTGGACTCGAAGGCAAGCCTGCTGCTGAACTGGCTGTTGGCGGCCTACTCCGGCGACAACTCGGGCAAGATTCGCGTGTTCTCGATCAAGGTGGCGCTCGCGATCATGTGCGCGGGCAAGATGGTCGACAAACTTCGGT ATGTTTTCTCACAAATTTCGGACGGTGCCGGCCAGCTCATACACTGGAAGTTGGGTGATTTCCTGCGCGAGGTACTCGCCCTGCCGGCGGCCGTCTTCGAGTCGCCCACGTTCTACTACAAAGAGGGTCTCGAGTCGGAGATCTTCCCGGTGGAGAACAAGATCACGGTGAACGACTTCATGGCGGGCTTCATgaccgaaccggggccggccTGTCTCGTGTGGATGCCGTTGCTGCACCGGCTGGCCACGGTCGAAACCGTCGTCCATCCGACCGTCTGCTCCGTGTGTATGCGCGAGAACTTTACCGGCTTCCGGTACCGCTGCCAGCGCTGCCACGGGTACCAGCTGTGTCAGGACTGCTTCTGGCAGGGCCGGGTCTCGCTGAACCACCAGAACGACCACGAGGTGAAGGAGTACTCAAGCTACAAGAGCCCCAGCAAACAGATTGGCCATTCGCTGCGCAAGAGCTTCCGCTGTGTGCCCGACAAACCGACGCAGGCGTTGCCCCGGTTTCCGGAGCTGCCCGAAAAGACGCTCAACCTGTCCCACATCGTGCCACCGTCGCCCCTGCCATCACACAACGGGTTCCCCGACGGTGGCATCCCCGGCATGTACGATCGGAGCAGTACACTGGACTCACG aGCCACCGGACTGTCGCTGGACAGCAACGGGACATCGGGGACACGCGGTGCCGTGAACTCGAACGACGAAGAACACAGACTGATCGCGCGGTACGCCGCACGGCTCGCGCAAGAAAGCCGAACG CCCGGCGGTTCggctccggatccggtgcaAATTGGGCTGGACAGTTCGCGGGCCCAGCGCGAGCTGATCATGCAGCTCGAGTCGAAGAACAAGGAAATTATGCGCGAAATTCAGAAACTGCGCCGCCAGCAGGAAGCGGAACAGGTGGCCCCCGAAAGCCCGGCCCTCATGAACGAGCTGCGGGCCCTGCGGCAGCGGAAGGGTGAGCTCGAAGGCCACCTCGGCGCGCTGCAGGACTCGCGGCGCCAGCTAATGGGCCAGCTGGAGGGTCTGATGCGGATGCTGAAAAACCATCAAACGCAAAGCCCACGCTCGACGCCCAACTCTAGTCCACGGTCGGGCAAAAGTCCACCGTTACCGCAAG GTCCCCCGATGCCCAACCAGGGCCCCCGGCAGGGACCGATGAATGCCTGCGGTTCCGGTATGCCGCAGAATGTGCCTCCCGGGATGCTTCCGCCCGGAATGCATGGCCAGGACCCGCACATGGTCGGTGGTTCCATGGATATGCGAGGATACGCGCCCAACGGAAACAACA TTTTCTTTCCCCACTACGATGGACATCTTCCGCCCGGCGTCGTACACAAACCGCCGATGCGCTACTTTTCCGAGGGATCAGACGACGATAGTATCCCGTCGCAGCATGCCATGCGCCACTCGCTAG ATTTCGACGAAATGCACATGACGACCCACGAATGGAGTGAAAAG GATAATACTCAATGGCAGGAGCAGTTCGCTGCCTGGAGTCTGCACTCGCAAAATCAGTAA
- the LOC131211031 gene encoding uncharacterized protein LOC131211031 encodes MNTSKWLPKQHQEVIKLFEQSRQLERELRILGKKFATDINIDLPDYYEFERLLQQSREAFERSAHVQTRLIRMSASSADKNVERSFFKILLNRKAHLIRQNLRKRNFQLIFIINKMIKLMLAATYSSEVVVDGALLLCTLHNESVILAQKTTQARTQTNAQVCSNSFPSLMSAPKKMDVGMILQIITKQRAEECCSTLINCLLTTCKGALAVTHEDNESDTSSVEILRALTTNLQGPDGRHIDPIQEEMNIRRKTSVNMISSGDIHARPKGTPGREVFVTPIIRPEARELDETEHNDPAINFFNEMAAEAVAYNSINYLVNEPDGMDLLENLIADEEIFVANVIMKVIKFCPSAFDRELKKSELVKWVNRGSRGLWTQIGGTLEHVVLWWSSSPLACRPPACAKYLREWLSLLQLDEAPEPILSTLKGLGETLTVHVTSTIWDKQFRLAVVASSLPVDYPFEESEFCGKSTTIEGTVCGKVWSELLYQLVQLSNTCDIGTIANELPLVEQIPVLHRLDHSIHSMRIWAANRARSLCTDWNMMMFFKVVHNDIGLCLEQLHYIRVPELAADDPLEVQVQVCVALRAKLVSEIKENIIKLKATCTECIDVLAAVCRTTSLASLTLCFPHFKHWQTEVLQERANEYVAYFFNQIYLPVIQATKDIEILKLTLKIICEAWLDHIYMKKTRFSSSGALNLLKDFDGVAEWINACTTLDERLRDTLSHHEVLRMCEGVGKLLLRKPEETISILPSPSKAGKKSDETADEKAPLPPEMFVPNQKRWLELRARDRKGVNLNCLCLCAGMDVY; translated from the exons ATGAATACATCAAAGTGGCTGCCCAAGCAGCACCAAGAAGTGATCAAACTGTTCGAGCAATCGCGCCAGCTGGAACGGGAACTCCGGATATTGGGCAAAAAGTTTGCCACCGATATTAACATCGATCTGCCGGACTACTAT GAGTTCGAACGGTTGCTACAACAAAGTCGTGAAGCCTTCGAACGGTCGGCCCACGTGCAGACACGCCTGATACGGATGTCGGCCTCGTCGGCGGACAAGAACGTCGAGCGAAGCTTCTTTAAGATACTGCTCAACCGGAAGGCACACCTGATACGGCAGAACCTGCGGAAACGCAACTTTCAGCTGattttcatcatcaacaaAATG ATCAAACTAATGCTGGCGGCCACGTACAGCTCCGAGGTCGTGGTCGACGGAGCGCTGTTGCTGTGTACGTTGCACAACGAGAGCGTAATCCTGGCGCAAAAGACAACACAGGCCCGGACGCAAACCAATGCTCAGGTTTGCAGCAACTCTTTTCCTTCGCTCATGTCAGCCCCGAAGAAGATGGACGTCGGGATGATCCTGCAGATCATTACGAAGCAGCGGGCCGAGGAGTGCTGCAGTACGCTAATCAACTGCCTTCTGACCACGTGCAAGGGTGCGTTGGCGGTCACGCACGAGGACAACGAATCGGATACGTCGAGCGTGGAAATTCTGCGAGCCCTAACCACCAATCTACAAGGGCCCGACGGGCGCCACATCGATCCGATCCAGGAGGAGATGAATATTCGGCGAAAAACGAGTGTGAATATGATTTCTAGCGGTGATATTCACGCACGACCGAAAGGTACCCCGGGGAGGGAGGTTTTCGTGACGCCCATCATTCGACCGGAAGCTCGCGAACtcgacgaaacggaacataat GATCCGGCGATAAACTTTTTCAACGAAATGGCCGCCGAAGCTGTAGCGTACAATTCGATCAATTATCTCGTCAACGAACCGGATGGGATGGACTTGTTGGAAAATCTGATTGCCGACGAGGAGATATTTGTTGCGAATGTGATCATGAAGGTGATCAAGTTCTGTCCGTCCGCATTCGATCGTGAGCTCAAAAAGTCGGAGCTCGTCAAGTGGGTCAACCGGGGCAGCCGCGGTCTTTGGACGCAGATTGGTGGAACGCTCGAGCATGTGGTGCTCTGGTGGAGCTCTTCTCCGCTCGCTTGCAGGCCGCCGGCCTGTGCGAAGTATCTACGGGAATGGCTatcgctgctgcagctggacGAAGCTCCGGAGCCAATACTGTCGACACTGAAGGGATTGGGAGAAACGCTGACGGTCCACGTAACCAGCACGATCTGGGATAAGCAGTTCCGGTTGGCCGTCGTCGCGTCCAGTCTCCCGGTGGATTATCCGTTCGAGGAAAGCGAATTCTGTGGGAAAAGCACAACG ATTGAAGGAACGGTGTGTGGCAAAGTGTGGAGTGAATTACTGTACCAGCTGGTGCAACTGTCCAATACTTGCGACATCGGAACGATCGCTAATGAGCTGCCTTTGGTCGAGCAAATCCCGGTGCTCCATCGGCTCGATCACTCCATCCATTCGATGCGCATCTGGGCGGCCAACAGGGCACGTTCCCTGTGCACCGACTGGAATATGATGATGTTTTTCAAGGTGGTCCACAACGACATCGGACTGTGTCTCGAGCAATTACACTACATTCGTGTGCCGGAGCTGGCAGCCGATGATCCACTCGAGGTGCAGGTGCAAGTTTGCGTGGCATTGCGAGCCAAGCTCGTGTCGGAGATTAaggaaaacatcatcaaactGAAAGCGACCTGCACGGAGTGCATCGACGTTCTAGCAGCCGTTTGTCGTACGACGAGCCTGGCCTCGCTGACGCTCTGCTTTCCCCATTTCAAACACTGGCAGACGGAGGTTTTACAGGAGCGTGCCAACGAGTACGTGGCTTACTTTTTCAACCAGATCTATCTGCCCGTCATTCAGGCCACGAAGGACATCGAGATCCTGAAGCTGACACTTAAGATCATCTGCGAAGCGTGGCTGGATCACATCTATATGAAGAAGACCCGGTTCAGTAGCTCCGGTGCTCTCAACCTGCTGAAGGACTTTGACGGCGTGGCGGAGTGGATAAACGCTTGTACCACGCTGGACGAACGATTACGGGACACGCTGTCCCATCACGAGGTGCTGCGAATGTGCGAAGGCGTGGGAAAGCTGTTACTACGAAAACCGGAGGAAACCATATCCATTCTGCCCAGTCCGTCGAAAGCGGGTAAAAAGAGTGATG AAACTGCCGACGAAAAagcgccactgccaccggaaatGTTTGTTCCGAATCAGAAACGCTGGTTGGAGCTGCGTGCTCGCGATCGCAAGGGGGTCAATCTGAACTGTCTCTGCCTGTGTGCCGGTATGGACGTTTACTAA
- the LOC131211298 gene encoding dystrobrevin beta isoform X3: protein MEPMEARVAMLQDLKIQSFDTIRFASYRTACKLRYVQKSTNLHLVDIWNVIEAFRENGLNTLEPQNEVSVSRLETLVSSLYHNLNKRLPPNQQVHVDSKASLLLNWLLAAYSGDNSGKIRVFSIKVALAIMCAGKMVDKLRYVFSQISDGAGQLIHWKLGDFLREVLALPAAVFESPTFYYKEGLESEIFPVENKITVNDFMAGFMTEPGPACLVWMPLLHRLATVETVVHPTVCSVCMRENFTGFRYRCQRCHGYQLCQDCFWQGRVSLNHQNDHEVKEYSSYKSPSKQIGHSLRKSFRCVPDKPTQALPRFPELPEKTLNLSHIVPPSPLPSHNGFPDGGIPGMYDRSSTLDSRATGLSLDSNGTSGTRGAVNSNDEEHRLIARYAARLAQESRTPGGSAPDPVQIGLDSSRAQRELIMQLESKNKEIMREIQKLRRQQEAEQVAPESPALMNELRALRQRKGELEGHLGALQDSRRQLMGQLEGLMRMLKNHQTQSPRSTPNSSPRSGKSPPLPQGPPMPNQGPRQGPMNACGSGMPQNVPPGMLPPGMHGQDPHMVGGSMDMRGYAPNGNNNFDEMHMTTHEWSEKDNTQWQEQFAAWSLHSQNQ from the exons ATGGAACCGATGGAGGCCCGGGTGGCCATGCTGCAGGACCTGAAGATACAGTCGTTCGACACGATCCGATTCGCCTCCTACCGGACGGCCTGCAAGCTGCGCTACGTCCAAAAGTCCACCAACC TGCATCTGGTCGATATCTGGAACGTGATTGAGGCGTTCCGTGAGAATGGACTCAACACGCTCGAGCCACAGAACGAGGTCAGCGTGAGCCGGCTGGAAACGCTCGTCAGCTCGCTCTACCACAACCTCAACAAGCGCCTGCCACCCAACCAGCAGGTGCACGTGGACTCGAAGGCAAGCCTGCTGCTGAACTGGCTGTTGGCGGCCTACTCCGGCGACAACTCGGGCAAGATTCGCGTGTTCTCGATCAAGGTGGCGCTCGCGATCATGTGCGCGGGCAAGATGGTCGACAAACTTCGGT ATGTTTTCTCACAAATTTCGGACGGTGCCGGCCAGCTCATACACTGGAAGTTGGGTGATTTCCTGCGCGAGGTACTCGCCCTGCCGGCGGCCGTCTTCGAGTCGCCCACGTTCTACTACAAAGAGGGTCTCGAGTCGGAGATCTTCCCGGTGGAGAACAAGATCACGGTGAACGACTTCATGGCGGGCTTCATgaccgaaccggggccggccTGTCTCGTGTGGATGCCGTTGCTGCACCGGCTGGCCACGGTCGAAACCGTCGTCCATCCGACCGTCTGCTCCGTGTGTATGCGCGAGAACTTTACCGGCTTCCGGTACCGCTGCCAGCGCTGCCACGGGTACCAGCTGTGTCAGGACTGCTTCTGGCAGGGCCGGGTCTCGCTGAACCACCAGAACGACCACGAGGTGAAGGAGTACTCAAGCTACAAGAGCCCCAGCAAACAGATTGGCCATTCGCTGCGCAAGAGCTTCCGCTGTGTGCCCGACAAACCGACGCAGGCGTTGCCCCGGTTTCCGGAGCTGCCCGAAAAGACGCTCAACCTGTCCCACATCGTGCCACCGTCGCCCCTGCCATCACACAACGGGTTCCCCGACGGTGGCATCCCCGGCATGTACGATCGGAGCAGTACACTGGACTCACG aGCCACCGGACTGTCGCTGGACAGCAACGGGACATCGGGGACACGCGGTGCCGTGAACTCGAACGACGAAGAACACAGACTGATCGCGCGGTACGCCGCACGGCTCGCGCAAGAAAGCCGAACG CCCGGCGGTTCggctccggatccggtgcaAATTGGGCTGGACAGTTCGCGGGCCCAGCGCGAGCTGATCATGCAGCTCGAGTCGAAGAACAAGGAAATTATGCGCGAAATTCAGAAACTGCGCCGCCAGCAGGAAGCGGAACAGGTGGCCCCCGAAAGCCCGGCCCTCATGAACGAGCTGCGGGCCCTGCGGCAGCGGAAGGGTGAGCTCGAAGGCCACCTCGGCGCGCTGCAGGACTCGCGGCGCCAGCTAATGGGCCAGCTGGAGGGTCTGATGCGGATGCTGAAAAACCATCAAACGCAAAGCCCACGCTCGACGCCCAACTCTAGTCCACGGTCGGGCAAAAGTCCACCGTTACCGCAAG GTCCCCCGATGCCCAACCAGGGCCCCCGGCAGGGACCGATGAATGCCTGCGGTTCCGGTATGCCGCAGAATGTGCCTCCCGGGATGCTTCCGCCCGGAATGCATGGCCAGGACCCGCACATGGTCGGTGGTTCCATGGATATGCGAGGATACGCGCCCAACGGAAACAACA ATTTCGACGAAATGCACATGACGACCCACGAATGGAGTGAAAAG GATAATACTCAATGGCAGGAGCAGTTCGCTGCCTGGAGTCTGCACTCGCAAAATCAGTAA
- the LOC131211298 gene encoding dystrobrevin beta isoform X1: protein MEPMEARVAMLQDLKIQSFDTIRFASYRTACKLRYVQKSTNLHLVDIWNVIEAFRENGLNTLEPQNEVSVSRLETLVSSLYHNLNKRLPPNQQVHVDSKASLLLNWLLAAYSGDNSGKIRVFSIKVALAIMCAGKMVDKLRYVFSQISDGAGQLIHWKLGDFLREVLALPAAVFESPTFYYKEGLESEIFPVENKITVNDFMAGFMTEPGPACLVWMPLLHRLATVETVVHPTVCSVCMRENFTGFRYRCQRCHGYQLCQDCFWQGRVSLNHQNDHEVKEYSSYKSPSKQIGHSLRKSFRCVPDKPTQALPRFPELPEKTLNLSHIVPPSPLPSHNGFPDGGIPGMYDRSSTLDSRATGLSLDSNGTSGTRGAVNSNDEEHRLIARYAARLAQESRTPGGSAPDPVQIGLDSSRAQRELIMQLESKNKEIMREIQKLRRQQEAEQVAPESPALMNELRALRQRKGELEGHLGALQDSRRQLMGQLEGLMRMLKNHQTQSPRSTPNSSPRSGKSPPLPQGPPMPNQGPRQGPMNACGSGMPQNVPPGMLPPGMHGQDPHMVGGSMDMRGYAPNGNNNGSTANGGPLGGSRAPNAGAAAPVVVVGGRSDLHYAADSVSTAMSSLVRELNSVFFPHYDGHLPPGVVHKPPMRYFSEGSDDDSIPSQHAMRHSLDFDEMHMTTHEWSEKDNTQWQEQFAAWSLHSQNQ, encoded by the exons ATGGAACCGATGGAGGCCCGGGTGGCCATGCTGCAGGACCTGAAGATACAGTCGTTCGACACGATCCGATTCGCCTCCTACCGGACGGCCTGCAAGCTGCGCTACGTCCAAAAGTCCACCAACC TGCATCTGGTCGATATCTGGAACGTGATTGAGGCGTTCCGTGAGAATGGACTCAACACGCTCGAGCCACAGAACGAGGTCAGCGTGAGCCGGCTGGAAACGCTCGTCAGCTCGCTCTACCACAACCTCAACAAGCGCCTGCCACCCAACCAGCAGGTGCACGTGGACTCGAAGGCAAGCCTGCTGCTGAACTGGCTGTTGGCGGCCTACTCCGGCGACAACTCGGGCAAGATTCGCGTGTTCTCGATCAAGGTGGCGCTCGCGATCATGTGCGCGGGCAAGATGGTCGACAAACTTCGGT ATGTTTTCTCACAAATTTCGGACGGTGCCGGCCAGCTCATACACTGGAAGTTGGGTGATTTCCTGCGCGAGGTACTCGCCCTGCCGGCGGCCGTCTTCGAGTCGCCCACGTTCTACTACAAAGAGGGTCTCGAGTCGGAGATCTTCCCGGTGGAGAACAAGATCACGGTGAACGACTTCATGGCGGGCTTCATgaccgaaccggggccggccTGTCTCGTGTGGATGCCGTTGCTGCACCGGCTGGCCACGGTCGAAACCGTCGTCCATCCGACCGTCTGCTCCGTGTGTATGCGCGAGAACTTTACCGGCTTCCGGTACCGCTGCCAGCGCTGCCACGGGTACCAGCTGTGTCAGGACTGCTTCTGGCAGGGCCGGGTCTCGCTGAACCACCAGAACGACCACGAGGTGAAGGAGTACTCAAGCTACAAGAGCCCCAGCAAACAGATTGGCCATTCGCTGCGCAAGAGCTTCCGCTGTGTGCCCGACAAACCGACGCAGGCGTTGCCCCGGTTTCCGGAGCTGCCCGAAAAGACGCTCAACCTGTCCCACATCGTGCCACCGTCGCCCCTGCCATCACACAACGGGTTCCCCGACGGTGGCATCCCCGGCATGTACGATCGGAGCAGTACACTGGACTCACG aGCCACCGGACTGTCGCTGGACAGCAACGGGACATCGGGGACACGCGGTGCCGTGAACTCGAACGACGAAGAACACAGACTGATCGCGCGGTACGCCGCACGGCTCGCGCAAGAAAGCCGAACG CCCGGCGGTTCggctccggatccggtgcaAATTGGGCTGGACAGTTCGCGGGCCCAGCGCGAGCTGATCATGCAGCTCGAGTCGAAGAACAAGGAAATTATGCGCGAAATTCAGAAACTGCGCCGCCAGCAGGAAGCGGAACAGGTGGCCCCCGAAAGCCCGGCCCTCATGAACGAGCTGCGGGCCCTGCGGCAGCGGAAGGGTGAGCTCGAAGGCCACCTCGGCGCGCTGCAGGACTCGCGGCGCCAGCTAATGGGCCAGCTGGAGGGTCTGATGCGGATGCTGAAAAACCATCAAACGCAAAGCCCACGCTCGACGCCCAACTCTAGTCCACGGTCGGGCAAAAGTCCACCGTTACCGCAAG GTCCCCCGATGCCCAACCAGGGCCCCCGGCAGGGACCGATGAATGCCTGCGGTTCCGGTATGCCGCAGAATGTGCCTCCCGGGATGCTTCCGCCCGGAATGCATGGCCAGGACCCGCACATGGTCGGTGGTTCCATGGATATGCGAGGATACGCGCCCAACGGAAACAACA ATGGTAGCACCGCTAACGGTGGTCCGCTTGGTGGGTCGAGAGCGCCAAACGCCGGGGCCgcggcgccggtggtggtggtcggtggacGGTCCGATCTGCACTACGCGGCCGATTCCGTGTCCACCGCCATGTCCTCGCTGGTGCGCGAACTCAACTCAG TTTTCTTTCCCCACTACGATGGACATCTTCCGCCCGGCGTCGTACACAAACCGCCGATGCGCTACTTTTCCGAGGGATCAGACGACGATAGTATCCCGTCGCAGCATGCCATGCGCCACTCGCTAG ATTTCGACGAAATGCACATGACGACCCACGAATGGAGTGAAAAG GATAATACTCAATGGCAGGAGCAGTTCGCTGCCTGGAGTCTGCACTCGCAAAATCAGTAA